The following is a genomic window from Spirosoma foliorum.
TTAACAGCAATAGGGTAATAATCTTCATAACGGGTCGGATTAGGCTTAACAGCCACTTTCCCCTCAACATGATAAACCAGATCAGGGCGATTCACGTGAGTATTATCGGTAAATGAAAAACTCTTACCATACAACTCCGTCAGGACGGTGGCAGTAGCTGCGGATTGAACAGCGTGGCCCGAATAAAAGGAAGGGAAAGGCGGCTCTAGAAAGAAAGGAAGCCAGGGGCCTCTTAACTCATTCTCGCTGATTTTGGCTCTGATAAATGAAGAGGGTCGCTCTACATTGTACGTAAATTTTACTTTCCAGCAACAAATAAAAGCGTCAGCTACGGCCATACCTACGCGGGCGTAGGTTTCTGCGGCTTTTACTAAGTCGGCCTTACTATTGCGAATGGCAATTGTTGCCAGATTATACGAGTGTCCAGGAGGAGAGCAGGTTTCGGTTGGATCATCTCCCCACCACATGACGGTTGCGTGCTCTGCTTCGGTAAGGGATTTTTTTCGCTCAAATACTTCTTTATAGTGAATAAAGTATTTGCTGGTTGTATCGGTAGAATACTCCAGTGGTTTGGGCAATGGTAATTTACTATTACGCTCAGAAAACGTTCGATTCTGCCCCCAGTTTGGATGCATAGGTATTTTGGTATTGGACTGCCCAACAATTGGGGGGCACCCATAGGCCGGTACCTATTGGTCGTACATAGTCTTTGGGGAAATTTCGATCGTAGCCTTCATGGCCCCCATCGGTCTTCGACCACGCGTAAATTTTCTCGGCTATTGATCTGCCAAATTGCTCAGAACGTTCAACAATAGCTGGGCTAAGTTGGGCGGCATAGCGTTGGTGTACAGCCTCTGCCAGCGAGTCGATTGGCTGCGTTTTTTCAGTATACGCATACAACGCTTTGAGCATGTAAGCCTGGCCAGCGTTAAGGGCCAGTTCCCAGCAATAGGTTTTCGTAAGGTCAGGTTTGGGTAAGGAAAGCGTATCGGCTATTTTTTGAATCACCGATCGATATTTTGGGGATGAATACACAACGGTTTCGTACATGGTCAGTCCCAGATAACCGATAGCTCGAGAGCCGTAGGTTGGGGTATTTTTAGGGGCTTTCGTCATGATCCGGACCGTCATATCAGCCCAGGTAGTGGCAATGGGTTCGGCGGGTGATTGGGTACTTGTTGATTGGGCTAGTCCGGGGCAACCATAACCCCAGACTAAAAAAATAGTAAACCTGATTACCTGTTTTAGCATGTCTTGCTACGGTTTCAATTACGAAAAGTAGCTTCACAAAAAGTTTGCCAATCACTGGTAAATAAGTAAGTATATGGCAATTAAAGTTGCGTTAGAGTTTACAGACTAATAGCTATTCGAGATGGTTATGATGGTTATGATGGTTATGTATGATATAGGGTATATGATGTATATCAGAAACATACATCATATACCCTATATCATACATAACTAAACTTATTTCCCGCTCCCTACAGAAGCCGGTGTTCCCATGCCCTGTGAAAGCACTAATAGTTTATCGCTCAGCGTCTGAATGGCCTTTTTATAGCGAACTTCCAGGTCGGGTAGGTTAGCCGTTGATTTCAAAGAGGCTTCATAAAGCAAGCCTGGTAGCATCCAGGAAGCATAACCGCTGTTTGGATCGGAGGATGCGTAGAGCGATTTGTACCAGCCTCCAAATGCGTTTCCTTTTGGATCAATAAACGAGCGTTCCAATAAGCGAAGCTCCTTATTCAGCTCAACTAATTTATCCGTACGGCCGCTTTTTAAGTAATTCTGCCGGGCCATTTCGCAGGCATCCGCGTTCTTTTTCATGTCGGCTACAGCACTGAGCAGGGGAGATATTGAATAGGTTGGCGCATAAGCCTGGATGGCTTTTTCGGCCGCTTTCAAATGAACTTCCAGATCGGTTGGGTAACGGGCTATATCGTACGGAACAAGATCGGCGTTAGCGAGTCGGAGCGTCATGGTACCCACCACTTGTTCCATCATTGGACCCATTTTATAGGTAGGGTCAGCGAATTTATCGTAGAAATACAGGTCGTCGTATTGAGAGTGGTAGAGCGTTGGGCCTTCCATTCCAGCACTCAACGCCGGAATCCCGATGTGCATGTAAGGAGCAATGTGATCGGAACCGCCACCCAGATTTCCAATAGTTGGTTCGCCAACTACCATAGCTGGGGCAGAAGAACCCGTTACACGAGTTGGGTTGCCTGCGGCTTTACGTCCCATCCAGTGTTGATAAACGGTTTGATTTGAGTCTGGGTACTGAACTGATTGAGTCGCTTCGATAATCAGCTTTTTCATGGACGGCGACGCGCTGGCTCCAAACGTTCGGCCTGACACAGCCGCATCATAGTTCATATAAGCAACCGCTTTCTGGGTCAACTCATCGCGGAATTGCTCGCTCCACTCCGCCGAACCAATGACGCCCGGTTCTTCGGCATCCCAATGACAAACCTTGATCGTACGTCGAGGCCGCTGGCCTGCTTTCGCTAATTTGCCTAAAGACTCTGTCATACTCAGTAACATTGCTGTGCCTGAGTTAGGGTCGGTGGCTCCGTAAGACCAGGCATCGTAGTGACAACCGGCAATGATCCATTCGTCAGGAAACTCAGCGCCAGTTAATGTGCCCACTACCTGGTAAATCCGCTGAATGGTTTTTTCCTGTTTTACCATCAAACGTACTTTCAAGTCTTTGCCACCTTCCAGGCGATAGGTGTACGGTAAGCCACCCTGCCAGCCTGCGGGAACAGCCTTGGTACCCGCCATGCGTTTCAGAATTTCGGTTGCGGAACCATAAGGAAGTGGGGTTACCGGAATTTTATGCAAGCCAACAGCATTTTGGTCGAGCCGTTTTGGGGTGTTTTTGGCATCCAATGGCAGAGCCGCTTCGCCAGGTGTGAGTGGATCGCCGGTGTATGGAGTTGTTAATAGCGAACCCCGTTGGATGACGCTTTCGCTATAATAAGGGCCTTCGGGAAAGGTCAGCCCGCGCATGTAGCCGCTGTCGGCAGGGTCGGTAAAAATGATAACACCAATAGCGCCATCTGCCTGCGCCCATTGCGCTTTATAGCCCCGAAAGTTACCGCCGTAACGAGCCAGCACGATTTTGCCTTTTACTGAAATACCCATCGATTTTAATTGCTCAAAATCTTCTTTCCGACCGTAATTGGCATAGACCACTTCAGCCGTTACATCGCCCGAACCCGACCAGGCATTGTAGCCAGGCGTCAGACGGGGATCACTGCTATATTTATCTTCTTTGAACAGAAATTCTCTAATGTTCAGCGGCTGACGAATGGGCTCAACCAACTCAACGGCAATCTCACCAGGGCCTTTGGGCAGGAGTACGTCATGTGGATATATGTCCACTTGCCAGCCAGCTTTCCGCATGGTTTCGGCGATGTAGTCGCGCACCTGTTCGTTTTCTTTCGTGCCGGTAATGTGAGGCACGCTGCTCAGCTTTTCGAGGTGATTTTTAAAGGCTGCCGACGACTGTTTAGTCTTGAAATCGGTTTCGAGTTTGACCTGCGCGGCTTGCCGGGCTGGAACGAAACCGCTGAGTGTTGGACTCGTGGTCGACTGAGCTAGTGCAACTACGGTGCTCAGCGCAACCGTAGCAGGCAAGGCTGTGATTCTGAGTAGAGAGGAGAATTTCATGAAAGCTAGGTTGTATAATTCTCAAATATCGGTATTTACTGTGGTAAAGACGAAAAATTACAAATGAATATTTGGTCAATAAAAAAGGAGATGCCTTTTGAGAGCATCTCCTTTTACGACTAGCGTTCAGAGTTGTTATTTAGGCATGGCAAAAATAGACGGGTCTACTTTGGGGTTAAATACCATGTTGGTGATGGTCATATTGATGGAACCAGGCATAGCTGGGCTGTTGAGTTCGATGGTCGAAGGAATCGTTAAACCCTCAATGGTTTTATAACCGCCATATTGCATTTTAACTTCGCCCGACTGCCCCTGCATACTGACAGTTGCTTTCATTCCCGTTACTTGATAAGTAGTCGCATCTACATAGTAGTTAGCCACACCTTCGGGGCGGGTTACTTTAAGGTTGTAAACATCCTTATCATTCACTTTTTCCTTGCCAACCAGCTCAACGGGATACTTTTGGGCTTTAGCCGTCGCTAAATCAGTACCAACTAAATAGGTGTTTCCTTTCTGCATTTTTACCTGATCGTCGGGAAGCGCCTGCGGAGTAGAGCCACCCTGCATTGGATTGATGGCCCAACCTTTGTCGCCATCAACAACCTGCGTAATCTGTTGACCCATCACCGACATATCGTTGCGTAAAGACTGACCAACCACAATGGTTGATTTGGCGGTCATATCCATACCCATGATGCTCATGCTCTGATCGTACTGAACCGTTTTGACGGCAGCTATTTTATCGGCACCACCCAGAGCTGTAATATTCTTATTGATAATTTCGTCGGCTGTTTGGGCAAAGGAGATAGCCGGAATTGCCACCAGGGCAACGAGTGCAATCAGTTGTTTTTTCATGAATTAGTTTAGTAAGAAACTGTGTCAAAGATAAGAAATTGAGCAGGTGTTTACTACACCAGGCTGCCGTCTGATCAGTGAGGCAATAATCCGAATAAGTGTATGAATTTTACGTCTATTCCTGCACCATCGGCAACTTTCGGGACTAGTCGGCTTGCAAGCCTGACGAGTGTTTTCTACCTTCATCGGCTTAAACTTTAAATCGCAAACCTACGATGCTATCAACAACCCGCGTTAAACTTTCTGCCATGATGTTTCTCCAGTTTTTTGTGTGGGGAGCCTGGTATGGTCAGATGAGTAAATACCTCTTAACGCAACTTCATTCAACTGGTGATCAGGTTGGTAATGCCTATGCTGCGTTCTCGCTGGCTATGATCATTGCTCCATTTTTCGTTGGTATGATTGCCGACCGTTACTTTGCCGCTCAAAAAGTGCTGGGTGTCCTGAACCTGTTGGGAGCCGTTGTTTTGTACTTTATTACCCAAAATACAGATGCTGATAACTTTTTCTATCTGATTCTGGCTTATTGCATCACGTTTGCTCCAACCCTGGCCCTGACGTCGTCTATTGCCATGCAGCAGATGACAAGTCCTGAAAAAGAGTTTCCGGGTATTCGTGTCCTAGGTACCGTTTCCTGGATTATCGTAACGAATATTGTTGGTTTCTATGGTTTTGGCGATAAGGTGACCATCTTCCAATTGTCGATGTACGCAGCCGCTGCGCTGGGCGTGTTTTCGTTTTTCTTACCCGATACACCTCCCAAAGCCACCACATCGACTTCGTTCTCGCAGATTCTGGGGCTTGACGCTTTCAAATTATTCAAAGACCGCTCGTTTGCTATTTTCTTCCTGTCGTCTGTACTAATCTGTATTCCTCTGTCATTCTATTACGCGATGGCTAACCCTTCGCTGACGGATGGTGGTATGCTTAATGTGGAGAACAAAATGTCGCTGGGGCAAGCCTCAGAAGTAATTTTCATGCTGTTAATTCCATTAGCCTACACGCGGCTTGGTGTAAAGAAAATGCTGATCGTTGGTCTGGTAGCCTGGATCGTGCGCTTTGTATGCTTCGGCTACGGTGACGGTGGATCGGGCGAATGGATGCTTTATCTGGCTATTGTGCTGCACGGTGTATGTTACGATTTCTTCTTCGTAACGGGTCAAATCTATACTGACAATAAAGCGGGCGAGAAAATCAAATCGTCGGCGCAGGGGCTGATTTCGCTGGCTACCTATGGTATTGGAATGGGTATCGGCTCTAAGCTGTCGGGTATGGTGCTGGATATGTACACCCGTCCTGATGGCACTAAAGATTGGCTGGCCGTCTGGCTTGTTCCGGCGGGTATTGCCGCTGCGGTATTGATTGTGTTCGTTCTATTGTTTACGGATAATACACGGAAATCGGCCGCAAAAGAGGAGTTAGTTTCGGGAAGTTTATAATGAACGGTATAATAGGCAGTGCGTAGGAATTTATAGCGCATTGCCCATTAACTACCTATAGTTATGAGAAGGAAACGGCAAATTACTTTCTATGATGACCTGAATGGCCCCCATGCTGATCAGGTAAGGGAGCAAATTGCCATGACTCCAGAGGAGAGATGGCAGGTCTTTATCAAATTGCGTCGAATGTACTATGGTTTAGTAGGTGATCCTCCGAAACTGTCCAAGGATATTACAATCACGCGGCCGTCATGGATGTAGAAAATTCGGAATTTCTAGAGTTCGTAGCGGCTGCTGATGCGAATCAGTTAGAATACATTCTTATTGGTGGTTTAGCGATGATCCTCAATGGCGCAGTACGCTTTACGCAGGACGCTGATCTTTGGCTTGAACCGACTAACGAAAATAGGGATCGTTTCATTAAATCACTTTTAGCATTTGGTTATGAGGAAGATCAAGTCCAACGTATGCGAGAAACGGACTTTACTCGACCGCAAATGATTCGTATTCACGACATTCCGATGGATGTTCTGACAAGTGTTCATCATCGTTTAGATTATTTTGCTTGTCGTAAACGAGCCAGAGCATTTACTGCCAAAGAAGGCCAAGTCATCTATTTTCTACACATTAATGATCTACGTGAAACCAAAGTATTGGCTCGCCGTACGAAAGACTTAAACGACATCGTAATGATTGATGAAATTATTGACGAGGTCAAGAAAAATAGTGGTTCAGATATAAATAATTCCTAAGTGCAATTCATTTCCTACAACATTAATGGCATTCGGGCAGCTATCCGAAATGGGCTGATCGACTGGCTATCCGACAAGAATTTCGATATTATTTGCTTTCAGGAGGTCAAAGCTACTGCCGATGTGGTGGATTTGACTTTGTTGGAGCAACTGGGTTATCAGTACCATTGGCATGCTGCCGAAAAGAAAGGCTACTCTGGGGTAGCGACGTTTTCTAAAATCGCACCCACCAATGTAGTTTTAGGCTGTGGCTTGCCCGTTTATGATTGTGAAGGCCGTATCCTACGCACTGATTTCGGCGACCTGACCCTGTTGAATTGCTATTTCCCCTCTGGAACATCGGGCGAGTTACGGCAAGGTGTGAAAATGGAGTTTCTGCGTGATTTTTACGACTATATAGAAAATCTGAAAAAGACCCGTCCTAAGTTGATCGTTGTGGGCGATTATAACATTGCTCATAATGCCATCGATATTCACGACCCTATACGAAACAAAAACTCAACCGGTTTCTTACCCGAAGAGCGGGCGTGGATGGATCAATGGTTCGGTTCTGAAATGACTGATTCGTTTCGCTACAAACATCCCGATGAGGTTGCTTATAGCTGGTGGAGTTACCGGGCTGGCGCACGTGGCAATAACAAAGGCTGGCGTATCGATTATGCTTCGGTCACCGATAATCTTCGTGACCAAATCATTGATTGCCAGATGCTACCCGATGCCGTGCACGCCGATCATTGCCCGGTATATCTGAACCTGGATTTGACTGATTAAATTGATGTTCTTGATTTTAGCACATTGATCAGTAGAAGAAAATCAGTTTAATCAGTCAAATCACATGAATCCCGGTTCAGACTACTTCCTCATCTACAAACCTTACCTCATGCTCTCGCAGTTTTCGCGGGAAGGGGAGAAGCAAACGTTGGCTGATCTGGATTTCGATTTTCCGACGGATGTGTACCCAGTCGGGCGGCTCGATGCCGATAGCGAGGGGCTTTTGCTACTAACGAACGATAAGCAATTAAATCATCGCTTACTCAACCCGAAGTTTCGGCATAATCGCACGTATTATGTTCAGGTGGATGGAGCGTTAACGGAAGGGGCTTGCCAACAGCTAAGCCAAGGGGTTACTATTTCGGTAGATGGTAAAGCCTATTCTACATTACCGGCTAATACCCGAATTATAACCGAACCAGGCTTGCCCGAACGGAATCCGCCGATTCGATACCGGGCTACCATTCCAACGTCCTGGCTGTCTATTTCGCTGCATGAAGGTAAAAATCGGCAGGTGCGTAAAATGACTGCCGCTGTCGGCTTTCCAACCCTCCGGTTAGTGCGCTGGGCCATTGAAAGCCTCACTGCCGAAGGAATGGTTCCGGGTCAGGTTCGTGAGTTGAGTAGGGCGGAGGTGCTCAATGGATTGAGGCTGAAGTAGCCTGGCCTGGCTGGCGCACCAGCGTCTACGTTCGGGTTGTAAACCCAATTATCCAACCCGGACGTAGACGCTGGTGCGCCGGCCAGGCTACAAAGTCCCTTCATCTGCAAAGCTGTAATAAGATTTATCTGTAAAAATCAGGTGATCAAGTACCGGAATATCGAGAAGTCGTCCGGCATCTTTGAGCTTCTTTGTCAAATCTTTATCCGCTTGCGATGGCAGGAGATTACCCGACGGATGATTATGAAATAAAATCATCGATGAGGCCAAATGCTCAATAGCCTGTTTGAAAATAAGCTTAGGATCGGCTACGGTTCCCGAAACACCACCCGTACTGATTTGAACCGGCCGTAAAATTTCGTTGGCTCGGTTCATCAATAAAATCCAGAACTCTTCGTGTGGCTTGTCGATCAAGTGCGGGATCATTTCGTTGTAAGCATCGCGCGAGCAGGTTACTTTAGCGCGTTGTGGCCGATCCTGCTCTTTCCGTCTTCGGCCTAACTCCAGAGCCGCTATGACGCTTATCGCCTTTGCTTCGCCAATACCTCGAAACTTTGAAAGGTCTTTGATACTCAGTTTGGCAAGGTCGTTGAGGTTATTGTTGACGCTTTTAAGAATGATTTTAGCGACATCGACAGCCGTCAGGTCGACAGTGCCCGAGTTAATCAAGATCGCAATTAGCTCAGCTTCAGATAGGGCGGCTTTCCCCTTAAGTATGAGTTTTTCGCGTGGGCGGTCTTCTTCGGCCCAACTCTGAATGGTGCCTGAGTTCTGATAGGACATTTGCTTAAGTAAGTTACGGCGTAATTTTCGTTGACAAAATGCACAAAAAAACCTTACCCGCAAACAGGTAAGGTTCTATATGTATTGTCAGTGAAAATCAGTTATTGATTAGCAAGTTACTATTCGCGGCATGACCATCAATAACTTATAAACCAATAACAAATGCCTACTACTTAAGCAGTGGCAACTTTCAAGCTATTAACTAAACGAGCCAGTTTCGACTTGTTGTTAGAAGCTTTGTTCTTGTGAATAATGTTGCGTTTTGCAAGTTTGTCCAATGCCGACGA
Proteins encoded in this region:
- a CDS encoding vanadium-dependent haloperoxidase, with product MHPNWGQNRTFSERNSKLPLPKPLEYSTDTTSKYFIHYKEVFERKKSLTEAEHATVMWWGDDPTETCSPPGHSYNLATIAIRNSKADLVKAAETYARVGMAVADAFICCWKVKFTYNVERPSSFIRAKISENELRGPWLPFFLEPPFPSFYSGHAVQSAATATVLTELYGKSFSFTDNTHVNRPDLVYHVEGKVAVKPNPTRYEDYYPIAVKHVLTYKARHYKSFWAAAQECAESRLMGGIHTRHDNEVGLVEGTKIGRNINALKWH
- a CDS encoding M28 family peptidase, which codes for MKFSSLLRITALPATVALSTVVALAQSTTSPTLSGFVPARQAAQVKLETDFKTKQSSAAFKNHLEKLSSVPHITGTKENEQVRDYIAETMRKAGWQVDIYPHDVLLPKGPGEIAVELVEPIRQPLNIREFLFKEDKYSSDPRLTPGYNAWSGSGDVTAEVVYANYGRKEDFEQLKSMGISVKGKIVLARYGGNFRGYKAQWAQADGAIGVIIFTDPADSGYMRGLTFPEGPYYSESVIQRGSLLTTPYTGDPLTPGEAALPLDAKNTPKRLDQNAVGLHKIPVTPLPYGSATEILKRMAGTKAVPAGWQGGLPYTYRLEGGKDLKVRLMVKQEKTIQRIYQVVGTLTGAEFPDEWIIAGCHYDAWSYGATDPNSGTAMLLSMTESLGKLAKAGQRPRRTIKVCHWDAEEPGVIGSAEWSEQFRDELTQKAVAYMNYDAAVSGRTFGASASPSMKKLIIEATQSVQYPDSNQTVYQHWMGRKAAGNPTRVTGSSAPAMVVGEPTIGNLGGGSDHIAPYMHIGIPALSAGMEGPTLYHSQYDDLYFYDKFADPTYKMGPMMEQVVGTMTLRLANADLVPYDIARYPTDLEVHLKAAEKAIQAYAPTYSISPLLSAVADMKKNADACEMARQNYLKSGRTDKLVELNKELRLLERSFIDPKGNAFGGWYKSLYASSDPNSGYASWMLPGLLYEASLKSTANLPDLEVRYKKAIQTLSDKLLVLSQGMGTPASVGSGK
- a CDS encoding DUF4292 domain-containing protein, with product MKKQLIALVALVAIPAISFAQTADEIINKNITALGGADKIAAVKTVQYDQSMSIMGMDMTAKSTIVVGQSLRNDMSVMGQQITQVVDGDKGWAINPMQGGSTPQALPDDQVKMQKGNTYLVGTDLATAKAQKYPVELVGKEKVNDKDVYNLKVTRPEGVANYYVDATTYQVTGMKATVSMQGQSGEVKMQYGGYKTIEGLTIPSTIELNSPAMPGSINMTITNMVFNPKVDPSIFAMPK
- a CDS encoding nucleoside permease, which codes for MLSTTRVKLSAMMFLQFFVWGAWYGQMSKYLLTQLHSTGDQVGNAYAAFSLAMIIAPFFVGMIADRYFAAQKVLGVLNLLGAVVLYFITQNTDADNFFYLILAYCITFAPTLALTSSIAMQQMTSPEKEFPGIRVLGTVSWIIVTNIVGFYGFGDKVTIFQLSMYAAAALGVFSFFLPDTPPKATTSTSFSQILGLDAFKLFKDRSFAIFFLSSVLICIPLSFYYAMANPSLTDGGMLNVENKMSLGQASEVIFMLLIPLAYTRLGVKKMLIVGLVAWIVRFVCFGYGDGGSGEWMLYLAIVLHGVCYDFFFVTGQIYTDNKAGEKIKSSAQGLISLATYGIGMGIGSKLSGMVLDMYTRPDGTKDWLAVWLVPAGIAAAVLIVFVLLFTDNTRKSAAKEELVSGSL
- a CDS encoding DUF6036 family nucleotidyltransferase; its protein translation is MDVENSEFLEFVAAADANQLEYILIGGLAMILNGAVRFTQDADLWLEPTNENRDRFIKSLLAFGYEEDQVQRMRETDFTRPQMIRIHDIPMDVLTSVHHRLDYFACRKRARAFTAKEGQVIYFLHINDLRETKVLARRTKDLNDIVMIDEIIDEVKKNSGSDINNS
- a CDS encoding exodeoxyribonuclease III; translation: MQFISYNINGIRAAIRNGLIDWLSDKNFDIICFQEVKATADVVDLTLLEQLGYQYHWHAAEKKGYSGVATFSKIAPTNVVLGCGLPVYDCEGRILRTDFGDLTLLNCYFPSGTSGELRQGVKMEFLRDFYDYIENLKKTRPKLIVVGDYNIAHNAIDIHDPIRNKNSTGFLPEERAWMDQWFGSEMTDSFRYKHPDEVAYSWWSYRAGARGNNKGWRIDYASVTDNLRDQIIDCQMLPDAVHADHCPVYLNLDLTD
- a CDS encoding pseudouridine synthase — encoded protein: MNPGSDYFLIYKPYLMLSQFSREGEKQTLADLDFDFPTDVYPVGRLDADSEGLLLLTNDKQLNHRLLNPKFRHNRTYYVQVDGALTEGACQQLSQGVTISVDGKAYSTLPANTRIITEPGLPERNPPIRYRATIPTSWLSISLHEGKNRQVRKMTAAVGFPTLRLVRWAIESLTAEGMVPGQVRELSRAEVLNGLRLK
- the radC gene encoding RadC family protein, whose translation is MSYQNSGTIQSWAEEDRPREKLILKGKAALSEAELIAILINSGTVDLTAVDVAKIILKSVNNNLNDLAKLSIKDLSKFRGIGEAKAISVIAALELGRRRKEQDRPQRAKVTCSRDAYNEMIPHLIDKPHEEFWILLMNRANEILRPVQISTGGVSGTVADPKLIFKQAIEHLASSMILFHNHPSGNLLPSQADKDLTKKLKDAGRLLDIPVLDHLIFTDKSYYSFADEGTL